Below is a genomic region from Acidobacteriota bacterium.
GAGACAGCAGCCAACGGAAAATCTCGGAGGTCACCATGAGCGTTACGCGTCGGAAATTCATGCAAGCTCTCACTGTTGCCGGGGGAGCGGGAGTAACCGGCTCCTCTGCCGGCCTCCTGGCCGAGCCGGTCCCAGGCAAACACAAGGGGCGCAAGAAAAGGACCCTCTATTTCAATGACGCCCGGCACTACTACCTCTACGTTTTCGAGCCCCCCATGACCATGGAGGACGCCTGGGTGCCCATTGACGAGGTGGCCGGAACGGCCGTGGACACCTTTGTCTACGGGGTGGAGCGGGGGGACGGTCTCTTCTATCCCTCGCGGGTGGGCCAGCGTTTCGGCGCCGACATGCGTCCCTTCCCGATCACCGCCTACTGGCGCACCTGGGAGAACATGCAGAGCCTGATCGACCGGGGCCTGGACCCGCTGACCGTGCTGATCGACCGCGCCCATGAGAAAGGGATGGACTTCTTCGCCAGCGTGCGCATGGCCTCCTACGGGGGGCTGGAGGACAAGTACAAGGTGCCCGAGGGCGGACGGGGCCTGGCCCACGAGTTCGTGCGCGACCACCAATACGCGGTGCTGAAGGAGCTGGCCACCGAATACGACACCGAGGGTGTAGAGCTGGACTTCGCGGCGGCGCCGGGGGGAATGCCTCTCTATGTGAGGCCGGAAGACTTGTCGGCGACGACCCCGGTGCTGACCGAGTGGGTTGCCAAGATCTCCGATGCCGTCCGCAATCGACCCGGCAAGCCGGGCCAGGTGGGGGCCCGGGTCTATCCCACCGAGGAGATGTGCCTCAAGAACGGCCTGGACGTGCGGACCTGGATCCGGGAAGGCCTGGTCGACTACCTGGCGCCCATCCTCTATATCGATTTCACCCTGGACGTGGACATGCCCATCGACTGGGTCATCGAAGCAGCTCACGCCAAGGACATCGCCGTCTACGGCACCCTTCAGCCCTACATCAGGGATGAAGCCACCGGGTCGGCGCCGGCGGCTCCCAAGAGGATCTATCCCACTCCCGAAAATGTGCGGGCGGCGTCCGCCAATTACTGGAGGCGGGGAGTCGACGGCCTCTATGCCTGGTTCATGCAGTGGCCGTTGGGAGACACGGAACGGCGCATCCTGACAGAGATTGGAGACCCGGAACTGATCGGGGAAGCCGACAAGCACTATGTGCTTCACGGCTCGTCCGAGCGGTCCTCCGAAATGGGCTATCCGGCCGGTCTGCCGCTGAAGATTCCCGGCCCCGAACCCGGCAAGCGCTACCCCATCCCCTTCTCGATTTCAGACGACATCGAAGGCAAGGCGGAGCGGATCCGCAAGGTCGTTCTGAAGCTGCATATCGACAATCTGCTGACCGCCGACCGGCTGACGGTTCTGCTGAACGGCCAGTCGCTGGCAGACGAGATCTGCCTGCGCGACTACGCCGACAATATCGTTCCCTACCAGGGACAGTGGCTGGAGTTTCACCTGCGAAAGGTGCGGCCCCGCAAGGGTGAGAACCTGCTGGAAATATCCCTGGAGGAGCGCCCGCCTCACATGGGAAAGGGCATTTCGGTGGAATGGGTGGAAGTGCGGGTCGACTACGGGTTCTATCCGACCACGCCGAAAGCATAGACCGTCGCATTCGAGAGATCCCCATGAGCCTGAGCCGTCGAAAATTCATGAAGGCCCTAACCGTTGCCGGGGGAGCGGGAGCGGCCGGCTCCTCCGCCGGCCTCCTGGCCGAGCCGCTCCCCGGCAAGCCGTCCGGGCCCAGGAAGCGGACCCTCTACTACAACGACGCCCGGCACTACTACCTCTACGTTTTCGAGCCCCCCATGACCATGGAGGACGCCTGGGTGCCCATTGACGAGGTGGCCGGAACGGCCGTGGACACCTTTGTCTACGGGGTGGAGCGGGGGGACGGTCTCTTCTATCCCTCGCGGGTGGGCCAGCGTTTCGGCGCCGACATGCGTCCCTTCCCGATCACCGCCTACTGGCGCACCTGGGAGAACATGCAGAGCCTGATCGACCGGGGCCTGGACCCGCTGACCGTGCTGATCGACCGCGCCCATGAGAAAGGGATGGACTTCTTCGCCAGCGTGCGCATGGCCTCCTACGGGGGGCTGGAGGACAAGTACAAGGTGCCCGAGGGCGGACGGGGCCTGGCCCACGAGTTCGTGCGCGACCACCAATACGCGGTGCTGAAGGAGCTGGCCACCGAATACGACACCGAGGGCGTGGAGCTGGACTTCGCGGCGGCCCCGGGCGGCATGCCGCTGTTCCTGAGACCGGAGGATGTTCCTTCCATGACCCCGGTGTTGACCGAGTGGGTGGCCAGGATCTCCGAAGCGGTCCGCAATCGTCCCGGCAAGCCGGGCCAGGTGGGGGCCCGGGTCTATCCCACCGAAGAGATGTGCCTCAAACAGGGGCTGGACGTGCGGACCTGGATCCGGGAGGGCCTGGTCGACTACCTGGCGCCCATGCTCTATATCGATTTCACCCTGGATGTGGACATGCCTGTCGACTGGCTCGTCGAAGCAGCCCACGCCAAGGGTATCGCCGTCTACGGTGTCCTGGCGCCCTACGTCGGAGACGAGGCCACCGGGACCGACCCGTTGGCGCACAAGGTCCTCTTTCCCACGCCCGAGAATTTTCGCGCCGCCGCTGCCAACTACCGGAGGCGCGGCGTGGACGGGATCTACGCCTGGTTTCTCCGATGGCCGCTTGGGGACAGGGAACGCCGGGTCCTGACCGAGTTGGGGGACCCCGAGCTGATTCGGGAAGCCGACAAGCACTACCTGCTGCACCGCCGCTCCAAGGGGGCGGTCGAAATGGGCTACCGGGCCAGTCTGCCCCTGAGGATGCCTGCCGGCGATGCGGGCAAGCGCTATTCCATTCCCTTTACCATTTCAGACGATATCGAAGGCGGGGCGGAACGGATCAGTCAGATCGTTCTCAAGCTCTATGTCGCCAACCTGGTGACGGCCGATCGTCTCACCCTGCTGTTGAACGGCCAGTCCCTGGAGCATGAGATCTGCCGGCGTGACTATGCCAATCGCATCGATCCCTGGCTCGGGCAGTGGTTGGAGTATCAATTGCGGAAAGTGCGGCCGCGCCAGGGGGAGAACCTGCTGGAAATTTCCCTGGATGGGCGGCCGGCGGGAATGGGAGGGAGAATTTCGGTGGAGTCCGTCGAAATCCAGGTCGAATACGGATCCTATCCGACCACCCCGAGAGTTTAAATACAACCCTCAGCGGACCTCGAATTTAGCCACCTCGCTGAGTGATCGATTGGCCAGGTTGTCGGTGACGTTCACCACCAGTTGATAGTGGCCGGGGTCAAGCGCGCTCAGGGCCAGATGCTGTTCCAGGGTCATCTGCTGGGCGGCCCCCGCCAGTTCCTCCTCGGTCTTGGTCAGGCGGGTGATTTCCTTGCCGCCCTTTTTCAGGACAAATTGAACCGAGGCCGACGGTTTGTGGGTCTTGTCGTCCACGGTCAGGTTGTAGACCTGGAAGTAAATCCCCATGGTTTCTTTCCGGTCGAAGCGGTCTGCCACGTTGGGGTGGACCTTTTTGGTCCCAATGACGAACATGCCGCCCCCCACCTGTTTCGCGGGGAGCGGTTGGATGGTGTCCGCCAGGATGATGGAGCTGCTGGCCAGACTGTCGTTGGGGTAATGGGGGATCACCATTCCAAAGTACTGGGTCCCGATGTTGCCGCTGTGAATGTCCTTCAGCACCAACTCCAGCTTGTATCTTCCGGAGCGCAGGTTCAGGGTTTTCTGATATAGCGAGTCGCGTTCCAGCGCCTCTTTCATCAGGGACGCGGGCACGTCCTGGGAAATGACGTCCTCGAAAACTTCCACCACCCGTCCTGTTATGGTCGAGATCCGCCCGAAGATATTCACGCGGGCGCGCTCAACGCCCTCCTGGTTCTGGAAGGTCAAATCCTGGTGGCGCAGGCGGATGGTGATGGGTGTCAGCACCATGTCTTCGGTGATCTTGAAGAAGTCGGTGGTGAAGTGAAAGGGGAGCAGGTTGTAGGAGAGCTTGGTGTTGATGACCGTTTCCAGATCCTTGAAGCGGACCTTGGGCCCCCGGGTCAGGGCCGCTAACTGCCTCAGCCGGTCAAATTGCTGGTAGGGGCGCAGGTTTCCGCCCATGCCATATCCCGTGCCCCCCATAATGTCGCGATCTTCCTTGTAGGCAATGCCCGCCATCTCGGCCGTGGTCAAGCCGATCTGGGGGGTGTAGTAAATGGCATCCTTGTCCTTGGATCTCAAGGCGATACGGTACTCCCCGCTGAAGCTGGGGTCCACGAATTCGATCCGGACTTCCTCTCCCAGGGCCCTGCCTTCGATATAGCGGTACCTCCACACTTCAAAGGGAAAGGTCACCGTCTGCCCGCCTCCCTCCTCGGGGGGGCGGTCGTAGGTGCCGCCGGCGGAATGCCTCTCGATCTCATCCGGAGGGCCGAAGGTGATGTAGATCCGCCCCCGGTCCGTTTCCCACCCCGGCTTGCCCGAGGCGAAGCGTTCGTTGGCAAAGGCGATGCGGCGGTAGTGCTCCTGCTTGGCCTCGTTGTCGGGGGTGTCCGGATTGGGGTCCCGCCGGAGCCAGAACTGCTCGATGAACTGATAGCGCTCGTCGTCGGTGGTCAGGCGCTTGAAGGCCTCTTTCTCTTCCTGGCTGATGATGTAGCCGACGTCCTGCTTCATCCACTTCTTCAGGTATCGGTCCGAGGTTTCCGTGCGGAGCGATTTCTCGCGTCTCCGGTCCTTCTTCCGGTCGGCCAACAGCACCGATCCTGAGAGAACGAAAAGGAAGGTCAAACCGCCGGCCAGGAACCGGTTCCATTTGCGGGGGATTCTCATGGGGCACCTTGCTTGATGTCAGCCATCGGGTGACAGGCGTTTCTGGTTCGTTTGGGACTCCATTTCATTATAAAGCACGTGCGGGCCGCGTCAATCGGGTCTCGCTATGCCACGATCTCCTTGATCAGGCGGCCGCCCAGATCCGTCAGGCGCTTGAAACGTCCCGCGTGGTAGTAGGTGAGCCGCATGTCGTCCAGACCCAGGCTGTGCAGCATGGTGCCATGGAGGTCGTGCAGGTGATAGACGTTCTCGGCTGCCTTGATGCCCAGCTCGTCGGTGTTGCCCACCACCGTCCCGCCCTTGATGCCGCCACCGGCCATCCAGGCCACCATGGCCTCCTTGTTGTGGTCGCGGCCGGGATGGGAGCGGAAGAAGTCCATGGAGTTGTCGGCGGTGCGTCCGAATTCCCCGGCCCACACCACCAGGGTCTCATCCAGCAGCCCCCGCTGCTTCAGGTCCTTCAGCAGCGCCGTGACCGGCTGATCGGTCTCGTAGCCCCGCTTGCGGTGCTCCTCGGCGATGTTCTCGTGGGAGTCCCAGCCGCCGCAGTAGACCTGGACGTAGCGCACGCCCCGCTCCACCAAGCGGCGGGCCATCAGGCACCTGCGGGCCATGGGTTCCTTGATCTTGTCATTGAGGCCGTACATTTCCTTGATCTTGTCGGGTTCGCTGTCGATGTCCACCGCCTCGGGCACGGCGAACTGCATGCGGAAGGCCAGCTCGTAGTTCTTCATGCGGGCCAGCAGGTTCTCGTTGCCGGGGTCGGACTCCAGGTAGGGCCGGTTCAGCCGATTGAGCAGCGCGATGTCGGCCTGCTGCTGCTCCCGGGTGACTCCCGGCGGAGGCTGGAGATCGAAGATGGGCGCCCCCACCGAGTTCAACAGGGTGCCGTGGGTGGCGGCCGGCAGATATCCGTTGGAGTAATTGACCGCCCCGCCGGAGATTCGTCCCCGATGGTCGGGCAGGACCACGAAGGCGGGCAGGTTCTGGCTCTCGCTGCCGAGCCCGTGGATGACCCAGGAACCGACCGAGGGACTGCCGGGAATGGGGACGCCGGTGTTCATCATGAAGCAGGCCCCGGGATGGGCCTCCGAGTCGGTGTGGAGCGAGCGGACCACGGCGATGTCGTCCACGCAGGTGGCCAGGTGGGGAAAGATTTCCGAAACTTCCATGCCGCACTGCCCGTGTCGCGTGAACTTGAAGGGGCTGCCTACGTAAATCCGCTTTTCCAGGCTGCCGTAGACGCGGGTGACTGGGGTCCCATGGTACTTGGCCAGCGCCGGCTTGGGGTCGAAGGTGTCCATCTGGCCGGGAGCTCCCTCCATGAAGAGAAAGATGCAGGCCTTGGCCTTGGCGGCGAAGTGGGGCTGCTTGGGCGCCAGCGGGTCCTGGGTTCTTGTGTCCGCCTGAAGCCAGCCGTCCCGGCACAGCAGCGAGGTGAGCGCCAGGCTCCCCACGCCTCTGCCGAATCCGTACAGGAAGTCCCTGCGCCCCATCTCTCCCAGGCGCGGGTCGGGCCGTTCCACCCGCGAACAAACGTCGAACTCACTCTTGGCCATGATTGCTCCTCTTGCTTTCCGTCGTTAACCGGACGCCTTGTTCAGGCAGAACTCATTCCAGGAAGATGAACTCGTTCATATTGATGAGCACCAGGCAGAGACGCGCCAGCCGGTCGCCTCCCGGCTCCTTCTGCCTGTCCAGGGACTCACCCAGGTCGTTTCCGAAGCGGATGGCCCGCAGCGTTACCTTGGGGGGGAGGTCCGGTTCCACCGGGTGTTCTCTCAGAAAGCCCAGGCACTCGTCGCGCTCCAGGGCCGATGGAGACCTCTGGAAGGCCAGTTGGAAGGCGTGCTCCACCTGGCGTTGGGGGGCGTCGCCCGCCTCCCTCCGGATGCGGTCCGCCATGAAGCGAGCCTGTTCGTGGGAGAATCTGCTGTTGAGCAGGGAGAAGACCTGGGGGGTCACGGTGGTGACGTCCCTGACGGGGCAGCTCTCGTTGATATTGGGGCCGTCAAACACCGCCACCATGGGGAGCTGCAAGGACCGGCACTGCAGCACGTAGACGCTTCGCCGGCTTCGTTCCTCCCGCGGCGAAGGTTCCCACCACACCCCGGCGCGCCGCTGCACGGCATCGTCGATATCGGGGAAGAAGGGCGGGCCTCCCATGGAGGGATTGAGTTGTCCGCTGACCGCCAGCACGCTGTCCCGCATGACCTCGGCTTCCAATCGGATGGGGTTTCGCCGCCACAGGTAGCGGTTGTCGCTGTCCAGCTTCCTGTAGGCCTCCAGGTGGGGTGTCCGCAGGGATTGCCGGTAGACGTTGGACTGCAGAATGATCCGGTGCATCTCCTTGATGCTCCAGCCGCTCCGGACAAACTGCCAGGCCAGCCAGTCGAGCAGCTCCCGGTGGACGGTGCCGCCGCCGTTCTTGCCCAGGTCGCTAGGGGTGGACACCAGGCCGCGGCCGAAGTGGTACTGCCAGATCCGGTTCACCATCACCCGGGCCGTCAGGGGGTTGTCGGGGCTGGCGATCCATTCGGCCAGCAGCTTGCGGGAGCTTCCTCTCGAAGAACGAATGTCCAGACCCTTGTAGTCGACCGGCCGGGAATGGCCGGTGACGGCGCTCAGCACGCCCGGTTCCACTACCTCTCCCCGCAGCTTGTAGTTGCCCCCTTTCAGCAGGTAGGTGGTCGGGGGACCGGCGGTGTGGGCGCGGAAGCCCTGCGAGGCCACAAAGGCCATGGCCTTGTAGTAGTCGGGGCTGTTGACGTTGGCGAAACGCTGGCCCTGTCGTGAAATCAGTCGCAGCCGTTCCACGTCCTCCTTGGTATAGAGGGATCTCTTGGGGAAGGGGGTGCGCTTCAGATCGGAGACCACCCAGTCCTTGAGATCCTGGGGAGCCATGAGCTGGTAGTGGGGAGTCACCCGCGCCGCCAGTTCGGCCTTGAACCTGGCGCCTTCCTCCTTGCGCCGGTCCAGCAGGTTCTTCCAGCTCTCGGCCTTCTTCTTCCAGCGTTCGGGCTCAAGTTGCGGAAGCTCGTAGGGGGTGAAGGGCACGGATTCGGGGCCCACCGTCACCGGAGCGAAGAAGGCTTCCATTCGGTAGTAGTCCCGGGTGGGAATGGGATCGTACTTGTGGTCGTGGCAGCGGGCGCAGCCCAGGGTCATTCCCAGGAACACCGAACCGGTGGTTCCGACCACGTCGTTGAGGTAGTCCCGTCGGGTCTGGGGCGAATCCACCCGCTGCACGAACACCCACTGGTGAAGAAACCCGGTGGCGATCTTGCCCTCCGCCCCATAGTTTCTGTAGGCGTCTCCGGCGAGTTGCTGCCGGATGAAGCGGTCGTAAGGCATGTCCCGGTTGAAGGCGCGGACCACGTAGTCCCGGTAGCGCCACATGTGAGGCCGGGGGTAGTCGACGGACTCGCCCACCGTGTCCGAGTAGCGCACCAGGTCCAGCCAATGCCGTGCCCAGCGCTCGCCGTAGGCTGGGTCGTCCAACAGCTTCTCGACGGCGGCGCGGTAGGCATCCTCCGAGGAGTCCTCGAGGAAGGCAGCCATGGTTTCGGGAGAGGGCGGCAGGCCGGTCAGTCCGAAGTGGATCCTTCTGAGCAAGGCCCGCCGCGATGCCTGCGGAGCCGGCTCCATGCCCTTTTCTTCCAGGGCGGACAGGACGAAGGCATCAACCGGGTTCCGGACCCACTGCTGCTGCTTTACCGCTGGGACCTCGGGAAGGGCCAACCGGGTCCAGGGCCAGCTCTTGGACGTGCCTGTGGTGTGTTCCGCCGCCACATCTGCCGGCTTCAACCGGTCGATCCAGGCGGCGATCAGGCTGATTTCCCCGTCCGTCAGCCGGGAGCCGCTCATCGGCATTGCCGGCTCGATGTCGCCCTTGAGTCTCGAGATCAAGGGGCTGCCGGCGCTGTTGCCGGCAACCACCGCCGGTCCATCCAACGCGCCCCCCTCCAGCAGCGCCTCCAGGGTGTCGACCACCAGTCCGCTCTGATGCGTCTCCGCACTGTGACAGCTCTGGCAGTGCTGTTCCAGAATGGGCCGGACGTCCCGGTCGAAGCTGATCTCCTCATCCGCGCCGAGCGCGACGGGGATCGAGGGTTGGGCTGACAGGACAAGAACGGTGGCGAGACAGAGATGGCTGAACAAGTGGTTCATTTCATCCCCCGGGGCCGACTGCCCGCAAATAACAAAGGGTTTGCAGGTCTTGCAGGATGTTATAACTTGCAATTTCGCTATCGAAATATATAACAGGCCCCTGGACCGGTCAATTCCAAACGGGCGCAGAGCGTGGGTTGCCAGGGGATCCTGGTGTAGTTTACAGTCGGAAAAATCTTTTCTGCTTATCCACGAAGGGCCGGGAAGAACCACCAATGGACACGAATGGGACTGATTGAGGTAAGTGGAGAGTGAAGAGTGAAGAGTGGAGAGTTGTCAGTCGAGTGATTCGGGATCAGGCCAGCGCCTGATGACGTGGTTACACTTCTTGTGGGGACTGTACCGAGACTGGCAAGTTGCTTCACGTGTAGATCAAATAACTATCCACTAATCACTATCCACTATTCACTCTTCGCCTAGTTTCGCCGCCGTTCCATACGACGGGGCGATTTGTACAGGGTTAAACAGGAGTGTTTCAGGCAAGGAGGATTCCATGGCAATTTTGGGTCGCAGATCCTTCCTGGCGGCAGCCGCGGTGCTGCCGGCGCTGGCCGCCGGATGTGATCCGGACGGCGACGAAGAAGGCGCTTCCGGGTCCTGGGCCGAGCCGCAACGCTATGGGACGGCAGAAAGCCGACGGTCGTTCAGGCAGTTTTGGACCGATTCGGAAATCCAACCCTTCGGGCACCGGGACTTCCCGCACTTTCATCGCCTCCGGACCGGTCTCGACACCCGCTATTCGCGCTGCCAGAAGTCCATTCCCAAGTTGCAGGCAGGTCCGCTCTACCTGCGGCTGAAACTGCTCTGCACCGGGGAAGCCGGACGCACGCTGTTTACCCTGGGGTTGAAGAGCCGCGCTTTGGGCAACTGGGCCTTCAGCCTGGGGGCCTGCCCGACCCACGGGATCTCTTTCGGAATCCAGGGTTGGCAAATCCTGGTGAACGCGGCCGACCCCTGGCGGGAACGAACCCCGGTGCGCGGGCTGGACCATCGGGACTGGCACACGTGGGTCCTGGTGATACCCGAAGCCGCCGGCCCGGCTCGGATCTACTGCGACGGGCGCTACCTGATGGACTTGAAGCAGCCCATCACCGGCGCCCAGAGGGAAAAGATCGCCCGGGAGCAGAATGGACGCCATGGTTCCGTGCAGCAGTTGGTGCCGGAAACCCCTGGAGAGGCGGACTATGTCTTCCTGGAGAGCCGCCACCCCGGCCAGGAGCTTGACATCGATGGGTTCGAGCTCTCGACCCGGGCTCCGGCCACCGGCCGAACCTCGCTCCCGGTGCTGCTGGACCTGGACTGGGAGCTGCGGGGGACTCGCATGGTGGAGAACCCCCTCACCCGCTTTGCCGGCAATCCGGTCCTGGACAAGGCCGCCGTCCCCGATCCCTCGGGCCGAGGCTCGGGTGGTTTCAATGCCGAGGTGATCCGGGACGGTGAGGGGTTCCGCATGTATTTCAATGGCGTGAACCGAATGAGCCAGGCCATCGGCAGGGTCACTTTCGCTCTCTACCATGCCTTCTCCAGGAACGGGACCGACTGGAGAGTGACCCCGGCCACCCCGGTGCTGAACACGGGGCCTGCGGGCTCCTGGGACGCGGGCAGCCTGGGCGCGGCCGGCGTGATCAAGGAAGGCCATCGGTTCAGGATGTGGTATGGGGGATACGTGGACCGGTTGCAGCAGGGAAGAGCCGGCTATGCGGAGTCTTCCGACGGGATTCGTTGGAGCAAGCCCGACCTGGGCCTAATGCGGTTCGGGGGGCGCCAGACCAACATCTGCTTTTCGCTCCAACCCGGCCTCAACTCCAACGAGTACGAGTTGCCGGTGGAGGTGATTCGGGACGAAGCAGCGCCTCCGGACCGGCGTTACCTGATGTTCCTGCACACTCAGGGCCCCCACGGCTTCATTGTGGACGTGGCCGCTTCGCCCGACGGCCGGAAGTTCGTGCGTGCGCCCCACAATGCCCGCCACTACGCCTTCGACGAGGTTCCTCGCAACAGCACCCTCCATGCTGCCGCGGTCGTCCTGAAAGAGGACAGTTACTGGTGGGCCTTTGTGGGACACCACGAGCCCGACGGGGGAGGCTATCGCATGCGGTTCACCGGTTGGGCGACCGAGCCCGAGGAGAAGGACAATATCGGATTCGGGCTGTGGACCTCCCGCCGCATCCAGCTCGAACCCGGTGGCCAGCCCTGGGAGCAGGGGGAGCCCCGGATTTCCTGTTTTCTGGAGGTCGGAAGCGAGTGGTGGATCTACTACAGTTCCGGAGGCAGCATCGGGCTGGCCAGGGTGGGGCGTCACCGCCTCTACGGACTGGCCCTGGAAGCCGGCCGGGAGTCCGGAGAGATGACCTCGTTGCCGCTGAGACCTCCGGGGCCGACGTGGCGCCGCCACCGGCTCACCGTGAACGTCAGCGGACTCTCGGGAGGCGCGCGCCTGGAAGCCGAGTTGCTGGATGGAGTGCGCCAGTCTCCCCTGGAAGGCTTTGGCATGGGGCGGTCGGTGGCCATTGAGCGGGACGGTTACGAGGTGCCCTTGCGCTGGCGAGCCGGGGGCGAGAGGCTTCCGGAAGCGTCCGGCCCGCTTCGGGTGCGGTTGAGAATGACCCGGGGCCGGGGGACTCCTCAGCTTCACGCTCTCCATGTGCGGGCCGGCGACAGCCGGTGATCCGGTGAGGCGATCCCGTTGACGACCGGGTCGCGGGATTGTGATAGCATCTCCGCGAAACGCCCCGTGACACCTCCCTTTGCCTGACTGCAGTTAGCCAGGCCTCCCGATTTCGAGAGGAGCCGCTCATGTCATCCATGGTTCGCCGTGAATTCCTGGCCTCGGGCGCCCTGGGTCTGGCCGGACTGGCTCTTCCCCGCTGGTTGCGGGGAGCGCTGTCCGGGAATGCCCGCGAAGCCCTGAAGATCACCGACATCCAGGCCCACGAGGTCTGCCCTCCCTTCCACGACTACAATGCGCGCTGGCTTTTCCGATATCACGGATTGGGAGTCCAGTTGCGCACCATCTACGTTGTGAAGACCCAAAGCGGCCTGGAAGGCATCGGAGAGAGCTGGGGTCGGCTTCCCGAAAACGATCCGTCTTCCGGCTACATCGGCTCGAGCGCCTTCGACTGGATCGGCGACACCAGGAACCTGCCCATCAACATGGCCGTCTACGACCTGATGGGCAAGTATCTGGGCTTGCCCTGCTGGAAGCTGATCGGCCCCCGGGTGCGCTCCTGGGTTCCGGTGGCGGCCTGGACGGCCTCTCAACCCCCCGAGGGCATGGCCGAGGAGACGCTCAATGTGGCCGGGCGGGGGTTTCACTGGCTCAAGTACCACGTGGACGTCATTCAAAACGCGGTGGATCAGACCGAAGCCATCCAGAAAGTGGCTCCTCCCGGATTCAAGGTCCACTACGACTTCAACGCCGACTCCAACCTGGAAGCGGTGGAGCCCGTGCTCAAGGAACTGGAGAAATTCAGCGTGGCCGGACGCATCGAGGATCCGCTCCGGGCCGTTGACCATGATGGCTACCGGATCCTCCGAGAAAAGTGCTCCATCCCCATTCTCATCCACCACGGCCCTGCCGACTATTTCATGCGTCACGGCCTGTGCGACGGCTTCATGGCCGGCCACGCTCCGGTGGGACACGCCGCCAAGCTGGCCGGCATGGCCGAGTCCGCCAATACCCCCTT
It encodes:
- a CDS encoding GWxTD domain-containing protein, with amino-acid sequence MRIPRKWNRFLAGGLTFLFVLSGSVLLADRKKDRRREKSLRTETSDRYLKKWMKQDVGYIISQEEKEAFKRLTTDDERYQFIEQFWLRRDPNPDTPDNEAKQEHYRRIAFANERFASGKPGWETDRGRIYITFGPPDEIERHSAGGTYDRPPEEGGGQTVTFPFEVWRYRYIEGRALGEEVRIEFVDPSFSGEYRIALRSKDKDAIYYTPQIGLTTAEMAGIAYKEDRDIMGGTGYGMGGNLRPYQQFDRLRQLAALTRGPKVRFKDLETVINTKLSYNLLPFHFTTDFFKITEDMVLTPITIRLRHQDLTFQNQEGVERARVNIFGRISTITGRVVEVFEDVISQDVPASLMKEALERDSLYQKTLNLRSGRYKLELVLKDIHSGNIGTQYFGMVIPHYPNDSLASSSIILADTIQPLPAKQVGGGMFVIGTKKVHPNVADRFDRKETMGIYFQVYNLTVDDKTHKPSASVQFVLKKGGKEITRLTKTEEELAGAAQQMTLEQHLALSALDPGHYQLVVNVTDNLANRSLSEVAKFEVR
- a CDS encoding DUF1501 domain-containing protein, with amino-acid sequence MAKSEFDVCSRVERPDPRLGEMGRRDFLYGFGRGVGSLALTSLLCRDGWLQADTRTQDPLAPKQPHFAAKAKACIFLFMEGAPGQMDTFDPKPALAKYHGTPVTRVYGSLEKRIYVGSPFKFTRHGQCGMEVSEIFPHLATCVDDIAVVRSLHTDSEAHPGACFMMNTGVPIPGSPSVGSWVIHGLGSESQNLPAFVVLPDHRGRISGGAVNYSNGYLPAATHGTLLNSVGAPIFDLQPPPGVTREQQQADIALLNRLNRPYLESDPGNENLLARMKNYELAFRMQFAVPEAVDIDSEPDKIKEMYGLNDKIKEPMARRCLMARRLVERGVRYVQVYCGGWDSHENIAEEHRKRGYETDQPVTALLKDLKQRGLLDETLVVWAGEFGRTADNSMDFFRSHPGRDHNKEAMVAWMAGGGIKGGTVVGNTDELGIKAAENVYHLHDLHGTMLHSLGLDDMRLTYYHAGRFKRLTDLGGRLIKEIVA
- a CDS encoding twin-arginine translocation signal domain-containing protein, producing the protein MSVTRRKFMQALTVAGGAGVTGSSAGLLAEPVPGKHKGRKKRTLYFNDARHYYLYVFEPPMTMEDAWVPIDEVAGTAVDTFVYGVERGDGLFYPSRVGQRFGADMRPFPITAYWRTWENMQSLIDRGLDPLTVLIDRAHEKGMDFFASVRMASYGGLEDKYKVPEGGRGLAHEFVRDHQYAVLKELATEYDTEGVELDFAAAPGGMPLYVRPEDLSATTPVLTEWVAKISDAVRNRPGKPGQVGARVYPTEEMCLKNGLDVRTWIREGLVDYLAPILYIDFTLDVDMPIDWVIEAAHAKDIAVYGTLQPYIRDEATGSAPAAPKRIYPTPENVRAASANYWRRGVDGLYAWFMQWPLGDTERRILTEIGDPELIGEADKHYVLHGSSERSSEMGYPAGLPLKIPGPEPGKRYPIPFSISDDIEGKAERIRKVVLKLHIDNLLTADRLTVLLNGQSLADEICLRDYADNIVPYQGQWLEFHLRKVRPRKGENLLEISLEERPPHMGKGISVEWVEVRVDYGFYPTTPKA
- a CDS encoding PSD1 and planctomycete cytochrome C domain-containing protein; this encodes MNHLFSHLCLATVLVLSAQPSIPVALGADEEISFDRDVRPILEQHCQSCHSAETHQSGLVVDTLEALLEGGALDGPAVVAGNSAGSPLISRLKGDIEPAMPMSGSRLTDGEISLIAAWIDRLKPADVAAEHTTGTSKSWPWTRLALPEVPAVKQQQWVRNPVDAFVLSALEEKGMEPAPQASRRALLRRIHFGLTGLPPSPETMAAFLEDSSEDAYRAAVEKLLDDPAYGERWARHWLDLVRYSDTVGESVDYPRPHMWRYRDYVVRAFNRDMPYDRFIRQQLAGDAYRNYGAEGKIATGFLHQWVFVQRVDSPQTRRDYLNDVVGTTGSVFLGMTLGCARCHDHKYDPIPTRDYYRMEAFFAPVTVGPESVPFTPYELPQLEPERWKKKAESWKNLLDRRKEEGARFKAELAARVTPHYQLMAPQDLKDWVVSDLKRTPFPKRSLYTKEDVERLRLISRQGQRFANVNSPDYYKAMAFVASQGFRAHTAGPPTTYLLKGGNYKLRGEVVEPGVLSAVTGHSRPVDYKGLDIRSSRGSSRKLLAEWIASPDNPLTARVMVNRIWQYHFGRGLVSTPSDLGKNGGGTVHRELLDWLAWQFVRSGWSIKEMHRIILQSNVYRQSLRTPHLEAYRKLDSDNRYLWRRNPIRLEAEVMRDSVLAVSGQLNPSMGGPPFFPDIDDAVQRRAGVWWEPSPREERSRRSVYVLQCRSLQLPMVAVFDGPNINESCPVRDVTTVTPQVFSLLNSRFSHEQARFMADRIRREAGDAPQRQVEHAFQLAFQRSPSALERDECLGFLREHPVEPDLPPKVTLRAIRFGNDLGESLDRQKEPGGDRLARLCLVLINMNEFIFLE
- a CDS encoding twin-arginine translocation signal domain-containing protein produces the protein MSLSRRKFMKALTVAGGAGAAGSSAGLLAEPLPGKPSGPRKRTLYYNDARHYYLYVFEPPMTMEDAWVPIDEVAGTAVDTFVYGVERGDGLFYPSRVGQRFGADMRPFPITAYWRTWENMQSLIDRGLDPLTVLIDRAHEKGMDFFASVRMASYGGLEDKYKVPEGGRGLAHEFVRDHQYAVLKELATEYDTEGVELDFAAAPGGMPLFLRPEDVPSMTPVLTEWVARISEAVRNRPGKPGQVGARVYPTEEMCLKQGLDVRTWIREGLVDYLAPMLYIDFTLDVDMPVDWLVEAAHAKGIAVYGVLAPYVGDEATGTDPLAHKVLFPTPENFRAAAANYRRRGVDGIYAWFLRWPLGDRERRVLTELGDPELIREADKHYLLHRRSKGAVEMGYRASLPLRMPAGDAGKRYSIPFTISDDIEGGAERISQIVLKLYVANLVTADRLTLLLNGQSLEHEICRRDYANRIDPWLGQWLEYQLRKVRPRQGENLLEISLDGRPAGMGGRISVESVEIQVEYGSYPTTPRV